CGTGGAAATCCCGAAGGAACAGGTTATCGGCACAGCAAGCGAGCTTTTCGGAGACAAGGTTTATGGGGATGTGGATCAAAAACTGGCGGATGCAGTTGAAGACATCACCAAGCATGTTGAGATGACAAAGGATCCAAAGAAAGATAAACTGAAGGAACTTCGTGAAAAATTTTCCAAGCCGATCGCCAATACGCTTATGGATTCAGCAAGAGCGCAGTACGGCCAAGACTTGAAAAAATCCACACAGAATCAACTGGAGCGGAAAATTCAGGAAACCACGGATACTGTAGTCAACCGGGAATACGGTGATTACACCATCTGCGATCACCAGATTGTCAAAGAACGTGACGACAAGATCTACGAGGCACAGAAGTCCGGTGCTTCCATGTCGGAAATCTCAAAACTTGATGATAAGTATACGCAGAAACGGCTTCAAGGCTACCGGAATATGGTGCAGAATATTCAGAAGAAACTTCATGATGATGAGACCGTCAAGAGGGCAGCGGAAACCATCGTCGAAACAGTAGAGACGGAAAAACTCAATAATCAGAAAGATTCGATTGAAGGCAGTGTGAGGGATCACCTACGTGGTTTTTCCCGTACCATACCCGCATTTCTTATGGCCTATGGTGATGAAAATACGACACTGGAAAATTTCGATTCACTCGTACCAGCAGATGTTTTTTGGGAAGTAACGGTTAATCCGCAGAGCGGAGAAGGCGTTACGCTGGAGCAGTTCCGCTTGCTGCGTGATGGTGGCGACTACTATCAAAAGAATGAGAATGGAAACGAAATTCGAGACGAGGAACACAAGAGGCATTTTGATGGCCACCTGTTTGATGAAGTCGTCTTCAATGATGCGGTTCAGGAATTTATGAAGAAACGCGCCGAACTGGCTGATTACTTTGATGAGACCGGCAAAGGCGACATTTTTGACTATATTCCGCCGCAGAAAACAAACCAGATCTTCACGCCAAAGCGCGTGGTCAAGGACATGCTTGATCGCTTGGAGCAGGAGAATCCCGGATGCTTCGATGATCCGAATAATACGTTTGCTGATCTTTACATGAAGTCAGGCATGTACATTACAGAGATTGTCACCCGCCTGTACCAGAGCAAGCGTATGAAAGCTTTGTATCCTGATAATGCGGAAAGATTGAATCATATCTTTGCAAAACAGGTATATGGTTGTGCACCGACGGAAATCATCTACCGGATTTGCCTAAGGTACATTCTTGGATTCAGTGATGAGATCCATATTGATAAGTACAACATTAAGCTGTGCGACACATTGGGATATGCAAAGAGCGGAACACTTGAAGAAGAGATGGAAAGACTGTTTGACCTGTAAGGGATGAACATTGATTGGAGGCGTAGTTGTACATGGGAAGCATGATTGGGAGAACCCTGCCGGAAGCAGGGTTGGACACCATCTTTAAAGAGGTCAAGCATCATGAGACGCTTGGCCTCCGAAATTCGGGGCAACTGCGCCTCTTTCACCTGCAAGTAAACAATAACAAGTTCATTTTCACCAGCCTTGAGGATTATCTGACCGGCATTATAAGCGAGTATGTGTTCTCCAGAGCGCAGATGGAGAAACTGACAGACCCAAAATCCGGTATCAACCCAAGGAGCATAGGGGTCAAAGCGCTCCGCGTCATGAAGAAAAATGGTGTTGCTGATCAGAAAGGAACAGGTAATGAACTCGGTGAAATCCTTCTGTATGCATTCCTTGAAGACATTCTCGGAGCACCAAAGTTGTTTAGCAAGGTTGAACTGAATGCTGACTCTACGCCATTCGGAAAGGAAAGTGACAGCATTCATCTTCTCTCACTTGGAGATGAGTCCGGAACAACAATATACCAGACAGTTTTCGGAACATCCGACATTGACGGTGAGATAGAAAACGCGATTGACAAGGCTTTTGATACTATAGAGCGTATTGAAAATGAAAATGGCGAAGGAATAAGTCTTGTGGCAAATCAGGCCTTTGAAGAATCATTCGATCCAGATGTGATTTTAAGGGTCAAAAATGCTATTGTGCCAGGACCTGGAACACCGATAGTGAGCGATAGAGCATATGGCGTGTTCCTCGGTTATTCTCTTGGACTTGATCCCAGTACAAGAAGCACCGTTGAATTTCTTCGGGATATGGATAGAAAAATGGAAGCTGATATAAGACAGCATGCGAATTATATCGCTGAAAAAATAAAAAACCTCAGATTGGAAACTCGATCGTTTTATTTCTATATAGTTCCTTTTAATAATGCAGAAGCAGACAAGAAACAGGTCATGGAAGACCTGCTAATGTGAGCGGGGCGGTATGAATGAGCGGAAACGGAATAAAGCTCGGTGATGCCATCTTTGCCGACATTCTGCGCTTCGCTGATATCCTCTCCAAATCCAACGATCCGAAGAAAGCTGACTCACATAAGGTCTGGGCACAGGAAATTGCTATTCTCATGAACGACCTCTATCCAGGTGATTCTCTTGTTAAAATTTATGCTGGAAATGTGTTCTCAAGCGTTGAAAATCACAAGGGCATCGAGTAGATTGACAGTGGATACCAGGAGCCTAACGCACTCGAGGAAATATTTGCAGAATTCCGCATTGACTATTTAACCATCCCGGCTGAACCTGGCGAGAAATTCTTCAGCGAGCAAAAGATTGCATATGATCACCTGAGAGATGATTGTTTCAGCTATTCCGCACCAACATCAATGGGAAAATCTTTTATCATGCGGATGTTCATAAAAGATGAGATCATGCATGGAGAGAAAAAGAACTACGCATTGATCGTACCGACGAAAGCTTTGATAAATGAAGTGCGTGCCAAGGTAATCGACGATCTTGGAGGAGAAAAGAATTCTGAAAAAATCAACTACCTTGCTCGATACGACTACAGCGTTGTGACGGCGGCTAGCGATATTGCACTGGAAGAAACTCACAATTTTGTTTTCGTAATGACTCCAGAAAGACTTCTTTATCTGCTCATTTCCAAACCCAGCCTTAACCTGGACTACCTGTTCATCGACGAGGCACATAAACTGTCAGGCAAAAATAACCGTGCCCCATTTTACTATAAGGTAGTTGATATGTTGCTGCAAAGGACAAAGAAACCACATTTCATTTTTGCCTCACCGAACATACCGAATCCAAGAGTGTATCTAAGAATGATGACGGAGGCGGAAACTGGTGATGAGAATGCCCTCACTATTACATATTCGCCTGTCGTGCAGATTAAGTTCATTGTTGATCTACAGCATGGGAAAATAGAGATCTATAACGGACATAAAACTGAGCATAAAAATGTAACAATTCTGCTTGCAGGCATTGATAGAGTAAGCGCAGAATTGAACAATTTTTTGCTGGCTTTTGAATCACAAAACCAGAAGCGCCCAAAGGAAAAGAAGAAACAGAGTATTGTTTATTACAATAGTCGTGATAAAGCCATTAATGCAGCGCACAGATTTTCAGAAAGTGTAGGGCCTAGGGGGCTGAAAAACGATCCGATGCTTGAAGACTTGGCAAAGGATATACGTGAGGGAGTTCATGAGCAGTATTATCTTGCCGACATGGTTAGGCAGGGAATAGCCTACCATATAGGATATCTGCCCGCATCAATTCGTGCCAGGATAGAAGAGATGTTTCAATCAGGACATGTTACGGTTATGTTCTGTACGAGCACACTGCTTGAAGGAGTTAATCTTCCAGCGGACAATCTCTTTATTATGGATAACAAGATTGCATTAAGCGAGATGAATCCAGTTGACTTCAGAAATCTCATAGGCCGGGTCGGTCGTATTAGCTTTAACTTGTATGGAAACGTGTTCTTTGTGTCTGAAAAAGGGAACAAAGTAACTGCAGATGATTATGTACGAATGCTGCAACAGGAGGTGCCAGAGCAGGCTCTTTCAATAGCAACTAATCCACATGTTTTGAAAAAGGTGGAAAAGCAATACATCGCGAACATTCTTAAAAGTGGTCAATCCGAAATACCTAAGCGCATCAATGAGAATGGTGACCCTCTGCAAACTGAGGAATCATATGTGATGATGCGTAAATTCGGATTGATTCTTCAACGGGACATCGTTAACAATCGTGACAGCCTCGTACGTAGAGAATTCAAAGATTTTCTGACTTCTGCAGACGAGGAGTACATTAGAGAAATATTCACGAAATCGGAGGTCAAGCCAGACGATGACATCAATACATCTGTCGATCAGACAGGGAGATTGATCGCCGCAATTAGCCGAAAAAACAATCCACTGCAATATCCTAAATTGGTCAATGGTAAATTCCACTATGCAGATGTGCTTCATTTTCTCGATGAGTTAAGCGATGTGTTCAGATGGGACATCTACGAATCAGGAACACTTGGCAAAATTTCATTGAGGAGCTGGTATGCTGTAATACTTTGCCAATGGATGGAAGGCGGCGGCCTGAAGTACATTATGGATAGAGCTTTGGATTATCACAAGGACCATCCGGATAATTTCTGGCTTAATAGGTACACGAAGACGTGTTATGATTATCGCTCTATTGAGCATCATAATATTGTCTTTTCAGATACGCTTGAAGTCATAGAAAACATCATACTTTTCAGTATATCGAATTATTTTCTGCGTTTTTCAAACGAGTACCGAAGACTCAAAGGTGACGAAGCACTTGATGAGAATAACTGGTATGAATACGTGGAATATGGAACTACAAATCCGTTGACGATTTTATTACAGAGGAATGGATTTTCCCGAGAATCGGCGAGATATGTCAAAGAACATCGAGAGTATGTAATAACAGACGGAAGTACCGGAAAATTGAAACTGAAAGCGTCGCTCGCTGAATGTGGCAATACAGATGTTCGAAACGAGGTCATATACGTCAGGCAGAATTCGCCTGAAATTTTCATTGAAGAAGAACAGAGAGGTTAAAGTCACATGAAGACTAACGACAGACAGCTTACAGACCTTATGAAAGCTGTAGACAGCGGAGCGGCACAACTTCCTGATTTTCAAAGAGGATGGGTCTGGGATGATGGACGTATCAAGGCACTAATACTGAGTGTCATTCATAATTTTCCTGTAGTCACTGCGATGTTCCTCGAATACGGAAATGAAAATATACACTTCAAGCATAAACTGATCGAGGGTTCTCCCGCAGATCCAGCCACAGAACCGGATGAGCTTATCCTTGACGGTCAGCAGCGTCTAACCTCCCTTTACAATGCCCTTTACAGCAAGAATCCTGTTCACACAAAGACGGATAAGGGAAAAGAGATAGATCGTTACTACTACCTGGACATAAGTAAGGCTCTTGATCCACAAACGGACGATGAAGATGTTGTAGTTTCAGTGCCGGCAAATAAGCAGATCACCTCGGATTTCGGAAGAAATATTGTCATTGATCTTTCGACGCAGGATCAGGAATTTAATTTTAAGATGTT
Above is a genomic segment from Clostridiales bacterium containing:
- a CDS encoding DEAD/DEAH box helicase, with product MRDDCFSYSAPTSMGKSFIMRMFIKDEIMHGEKKNYALIVPTKALINEVRAKVIDDLGGEKNSEKINYLARYDYSVVTAASDIALEETHNFVFVMTPERLLYLLISKPSLNLDYLFIDEAHKLSGKNNRAPFYYKVVDMLLQRTKKPHFIFASPNIPNPRVYLRMMTEAETGDENALTITYSPVVQIKFIVDLQHGKIEIYNGHKTEHKNVTILLAGIDRVSAELNNFLLAFESQNQKRPKEKKKQSIVYYNSRDKAINAAHRFSESVGPRGLKNDPMLEDLAKDIREGVHEQYYLADMVRQGIAYHIGYLPASIRARIEEMFQSGHVTVMFCTSTLLEGVNLPADNLFIMDNKIALSEMNPVDFRNLIGRVGRISFNLYGNVFFVSEKGNKVTADDYVRMLQQEVPEQALSIATNPHVLKKVEKQYIANILKSGQSEIPKRINENGDPLQTEESYVMMRKFGLILQRDIVNNRDSLVRREFKDFLTSADEEYIREIFTKSEVKPDDDINTSVDQTGRLIAAISRKNNPLQYPKLVNGKFHYADVLHFLDELSDVFRWDIYESGTLGKISLRSWYAVILCQWMEGGGLKYIMDRALDYHKDHPDNFWLNRYTKTCYDYRSIEHHNIVFSDTLEVIENIILFSISNYFLRFSNEYRRLKGDEALDENNWYEYVEYGTTNPLTILLQRNGFSRESARYVKEHREYVITDGSTGKLKLKASLAECGNTDVRNEVIYVRQNSPEIFIEEEQRG
- a CDS encoding DUF1837 domain-containing protein, producing the protein MGSMIGRTLPEAGLDTIFKEVKHHETLGLRNSGQLRLFHLQVNNNKFIFTSLEDYLTGIISEYVFSRAQMEKLTDPKSGINPRSIGVKALRVMKKNGVADQKGTGNELGEILLYAFLEDILGAPKLFSKVELNADSTPFGKESDSIHLLSLGDESGTTIYQTVFGTSDIDGEIENAIDKAFDTIERIENENGEGISLVANQAFEESFDPDVILRVKNAIVPGPGTPIVSDRAYGVFLGYSLGLDPSTRSTVEFLRDMDRKMEADIRQHANYIAEKIKNLRLETRSFYFYIVPFNNAEADKKQVMEDLLM